A stretch of the Staphylococcus sp. NRL 16/872 genome encodes the following:
- a CDS encoding NAD(P)/FAD-dependent oxidoreductase has product MTKKKIIVIGGGLGGISAAIRLAQNGFEVNLYEKNHHIGGKVNRLEAQGFGFDLGPSILTMLYIFENLFRYSHKKMSDYVTIERLPLQWRSFFTNGEVIDLYEDLTVMSQMNQSLNDEDIQQLYQFLQYAEGIHRFTEEGYFALGLDTVHEIIKYQGPFNSLKGVDYFSTMQEAINRYIDKQELRDMLAYFIKYVGSSSYDAPAVLTLLIHMQYEQGLWYVKGGIHHLAHALEQLAREEGVTIHTGIDVQSIDTYFNHVTGVRLDNGEHVNADYIVSNREVIPTYRDLLHFSEKKLEKLEQSFEPASSGYVMHLGVDKQYSQLAHHNFFFSSDSKRNYHEVFHEKVLPQDPTIYLVNSNKTDKTQAPAGYENLKVLPHIPYIQDKPFTEEQYSKFRERVLDKLERMGLTDLSQHIVYEDIWTPHDIEHHYASNKGAIYGVVADRKKNKGFKFPKQSQYFENLYFVGGSVNPGGGMPMVTLSGQQVADKINAREQADLQE; this is encoded by the coding sequence GTGACTAAGAAAAAAATAATAGTTATCGGGGGTGGGTTAGGAGGCATTTCAGCTGCTATTCGTTTAGCTCAAAATGGTTTTGAAGTGAATCTTTATGAGAAAAATCATCATATCGGTGGAAAGGTAAATCGACTTGAAGCGCAAGGCTTTGGTTTTGATTTAGGACCTTCTATTTTAACTATGCTCTATATTTTTGAAAATTTATTTAGATATAGCCATAAAAAAATGTCAGACTATGTCACTATTGAGCGTTTGCCCTTACAATGGCGAAGCTTCTTTACTAATGGTGAGGTGATTGATTTATATGAAGATTTAACAGTAATGTCTCAAATGAATCAAAGTTTAAATGATGAGGATATTCAACAATTATATCAATTTTTGCAATATGCTGAAGGGATTCATCGTTTTACTGAAGAAGGTTATTTTGCATTAGGATTAGATACAGTGCATGAAATTATTAAATATCAAGGTCCTTTCAATTCTTTAAAAGGTGTTGATTACTTTTCAACGATGCAAGAAGCAATAAACCGATATATTGATAAACAAGAATTGAGAGATATGTTGGCTTACTTTATTAAATATGTAGGCTCTTCGTCTTATGATGCGCCGGCTGTACTAACGTTGCTTATTCATATGCAATATGAACAGGGTTTATGGTACGTTAAAGGTGGTATTCATCATTTAGCACATGCCTTAGAACAACTTGCTCGAGAAGAAGGCGTAACGATTCACACCGGAATAGATGTCCAAAGTATTGATACATATTTTAATCATGTAACTGGCGTGAGATTAGACAATGGTGAACATGTTAATGCAGATTACATTGTTTCGAATAGAGAAGTGATTCCAACTTATCGAGACTTGTTACACTTTTCAGAGAAAAAGCTAGAAAAACTAGAGCAGTCATTTGAACCTGCAAGTTCAGGGTATGTTATGCATCTAGGCGTGGATAAACAATACTCGCAATTAGCACATCATAATTTCTTCTTCTCAAGCGATTCTAAACGTAATTATCACGAAGTCTTTCATGAAAAGGTCTTGCCACAAGATCCGACAATTTATCTCGTGAATAGTAACAAAACGGATAAAACACAAGCACCTGCAGGTTATGAGAATTTGAAAGTGTTACCGCATATTCCATATATTCAGGATAAACCGTTTACCGAAGAACAATATAGTAAATTTCGCGAACGTGTATTAGATAAATTAGAACGAATGGGCTTAACGGATTTAAGTCAACATATAGTATATGAAGATATATGGACGCCGCACGATATTGAACATCATTATGCTTCGAATAAAGGGGCTATTTATGGTGTCGTCGCGGACCGCAAAAAGAATAAAGGTTTTAAGTTTCCTAAACAAAGCCAGTATTTTGAGAATCTCTACTTTGTAGGCGGTTCAGTCAATCCTGGGGGCGGTATGCCAATGGTGACGCTAAGTGGACAACAGGTTGCTGATAAAATTAATGCTAGAGAACAAGCTGACTTGCAAGAATAA
- a CDS encoding glycosyltransferase family 2 protein gives MKVLEPLLHGLIGTSVLSGYLMYNRRHLLHFQKENTASVSQSISIVIPARDEAKRLPHLLKSLKRQTIQAEVIVMDDGSQDDTVRVAKEWGAKVYSVTEDEKNKRWYGKSFACYQGMNYGITDIVMFIDADVVLLDDQALEAILQSYEKQQYRGLLSIQPYHIVKKPYEQLSALFNLMTMVGMNQFSSIAKKEPQSLAFGPVTVMNQADYALTQGHYNARNYIIEGFALGEAFKQRQLPVACYEGQNYVGFRMYEEGPRSLIEGWTKHLAVGASQTQGRIMTLIIMWMIGNMLMPFALIMSFLSKSMSLKRISLSFALATLQFIRLHKRIGSFSILFLLLNPILFLVFIFIFMNSYRHIHFTKTVQWKGRTFNINH, from the coding sequence GTGAAAGTATTAGAACCACTATTGCACGGCTTGATAGGGACGTCTGTATTAAGTGGGTACTTGATGTACAATCGCCGTCATTTACTACATTTTCAAAAAGAAAATACTGCTAGCGTTTCTCAATCTATCAGTATCGTTATTCCTGCAAGAGATGAAGCCAAGCGGTTACCGCATTTACTTAAAAGTTTGAAGCGACAAACGATACAAGCAGAAGTCATCGTAATGGATGATGGGTCGCAAGATGATACGGTTCGAGTTGCGAAAGAATGGGGTGCGAAAGTCTACAGTGTAACTGAGGACGAGAAGAATAAAAGATGGTATGGGAAATCCTTCGCTTGCTATCAAGGTATGAACTATGGAATTACAGATATTGTCATGTTTATAGATGCAGATGTCGTATTATTGGATGACCAAGCTTTAGAGGCTATCTTACAAAGCTATGAGAAACAACAATATCGTGGATTACTAAGCATACAACCTTATCACATCGTTAAAAAGCCCTATGAACAGTTATCGGCTTTATTTAATTTAATGACGATGGTGGGGATGAATCAATTCTCAAGTATTGCCAAGAAGGAACCACAGTCTTTAGCATTTGGGCCTGTGACGGTGATGAATCAAGCGGATTATGCTTTAACACAAGGTCATTACAATGCGCGTAACTATATTATTGAAGGATTCGCATTAGGTGAAGCATTCAAACAACGACAGTTGCCGGTGGCTTGTTATGAAGGTCAAAACTATGTAGGGTTTAGAATGTATGAAGAAGGGCCAAGGAGCTTAATCGAAGGCTGGACCAAACATTTAGCAGTAGGTGCCTCTCAGACACAAGGACGTATTATGACGTTAATAATCATGTGGATGATAGGGAATATGTTGATGCCATTTGCTTTGATAATGAGCTTTTTATCAAAATCTATGTCTTTAAAGCGTATTAGTTTATCCTTTGCCTTAGCTACGCTACAATTTATTCGATTACATAAACGTATTGGATCATTTTCGATTTTATTTTTACTCTTAAATCCAATATTATTCTTAGTATTTATTTTCATTTTTATGAATTCTTATCGTCATATTCATTTTACAAAAACGGTACAATGGAAAGGACGTACTTTTAATATTAATCATTAA
- a CDS encoding phytoene/squalene synthase family protein gives MRTIEESYQYCHQIMKDYSKSFSYAFDMLPEQQRQAIWAIYAVCRIVDDSIDIHQDVEYLHKIRRDVQLIENHASIPDTFESDEQIMLAFADTSQHFQMNYQALYDLIDTVEADQHFEMFETDQGLLDYCYGVAGTVGVLLIPILSTPPTQEAYGNGKQLGEALQLTNILRDVGEDYRNGRIYFSIERLNEFDVDIDKEIDRQTPSDNYKRIWEFYAKLADDNYDAVLNNLEVYNKESRMIIELAAEVYRGILNEVRKADYTLDKRVYVSTWKKNKIYRSLKKKYKA, from the coding sequence ATGAGAACTATAGAGGAAAGTTATCAATATTGTCATCAAATTATGAAGGATTATTCAAAAAGTTTTTCATACGCTTTTGATATGTTACCAGAACAACAACGTCAAGCGATTTGGGCTATTTATGCCGTGTGTCGTATTGTTGATGATAGTATCGATATACATCAAGATGTTGAGTATTTACATAAAATTCGTCGTGATGTGCAGTTGATTGAAAATCACGCTAGTATACCTGATACTTTTGAAAGTGATGAACAAATTATGTTGGCCTTTGCTGATACGAGTCAACATTTTCAAATGAATTATCAGGCCCTTTATGACTTGATTGATACTGTGGAAGCGGATCAACACTTCGAAATGTTTGAAACAGATCAAGGGTTATTAGATTACTGCTATGGTGTAGCAGGCACGGTCGGTGTGTTGCTTATTCCAATCTTATCTACGCCACCAACTCAAGAGGCTTACGGTAATGGTAAACAATTAGGTGAAGCACTACAGCTTACAAATATTTTACGTGATGTAGGTGAAGACTATCGTAATGGTCGTATTTACTTTAGTATTGAACGTCTAAATGAATTTGATGTTGACATCGATAAAGAAATTGATCGTCAAACCCCGTCAGATAATTATAAGCGTATATGGGAATTTTATGCCAAGTTAGCTGATGATAACTACGACGCTGTACTTAACAATTTAGAGGTATACAATAAAGAATCACGTATGATTATAGAGCTTGCTGCTGAGGTGTATCGAGGCATTTTAAATGAAGTAAGAAAAGCAGATTATACGCTTGATAAACGCGTCTATGTGTCAACTTGGAAGAAGAATAAAATTTACCGTAGTTTAAAGAAAAAATATAAAGCTTAG
- the crtI gene encoding phytoene desaturase family protein produces MKIAIVGAGVTGLAAAARLAAHGHQVTLFEKNEQVGGRMSQFKKDGFTFDMGPTIVMVPDVYKAVFEESGKHYEDYIDMRQLTHIFDIYFSDKDKVSVSTDLPQLSQALEAIEPGSTPGFMSFLTDVYKRYEVARKYFLERTFRKPSEFYNPLSLYRGLKLHTFNKANQLIDNYVANDKIRKLLAFQTLYIGIDPKQGPSIYSIIPMIEMMHGVYYIKGGMYSLAQGLLKLGQDLGVEVRLNSDVQEIIIDPKFKRADGLRVNDEIHRFDKVLCTADFPYAAQHLMPSHSPLKKYSSEKVENMDYSCSAFLVYAGINRNLRDKVHVHNVVFAEDFRGNIDDIFSGRMPEDPSLYLYFPAVEDETLAPEGQIGMYALMPVPELKTGNIDWHDPAIIERAKEVVYNKIQTIEALKDVREDVVSETVFTPLDFESRYNAKFGTAFGLMPTLAQSNYYRPPNVSRDYKDLYFAGASTHPGAGVPIVLTSAKITAEAMLDDITRGR; encoded by the coding sequence ATGAAGATAGCCATTGTTGGCGCAGGGGTAACCGGATTGGCGGCTGCTGCAAGGTTAGCTGCGCATGGACATCAAGTCACCCTATTTGAGAAAAATGAACAAGTGGGCGGACGTATGAGTCAATTCAAAAAAGATGGCTTTACTTTTGATATGGGACCAACGATTGTCATGGTGCCCGATGTATATAAAGCAGTATTTGAAGAAAGTGGTAAACATTACGAAGATTATATAGATATGCGACAGTTAACGCATATCTTTGACATTTATTTCTCTGATAAAGATAAAGTAAGTGTGTCTACCGATTTACCACAACTTAGTCAGGCGCTAGAAGCGATTGAGCCTGGTTCTACACCAGGATTTATGTCGTTTTTAACTGATGTATATAAACGCTATGAAGTTGCACGTAAGTACTTCTTAGAACGCACGTTTCGTAAACCGAGTGAATTTTACAATCCACTCTCATTATATCGTGGCTTAAAATTACATACCTTTAATAAAGCAAACCAACTCATTGATAACTACGTGGCCAATGATAAAATACGTAAACTTTTAGCTTTTCAAACGTTATACATAGGTATTGATCCGAAACAGGGTCCTTCTATCTATTCAATTATTCCGATGATAGAAATGATGCATGGCGTGTATTATATTAAGGGTGGCATGTACAGTTTGGCACAAGGTCTATTAAAGTTAGGTCAAGACCTCGGTGTAGAAGTGCGCTTGAATTCAGATGTGCAAGAAATTATCATCGACCCTAAATTTAAACGCGCAGACGGTTTACGCGTGAATGACGAAATTCACCGTTTCGATAAAGTGCTTTGTACGGCTGATTTCCCATATGCAGCGCAACACTTGATGCCATCACATTCACCACTTAAGAAATATTCTTCTGAAAAGGTAGAAAACATGGACTACTCATGTTCCGCGTTTCTAGTGTATGCCGGCATAAATCGCAATTTACGAGATAAAGTTCACGTACATAACGTTGTCTTTGCCGAAGACTTTAGAGGTAACATTGATGATATATTTAGTGGTAGAATGCCTGAAGATCCATCATTATATCTTTATTTCCCGGCTGTTGAAGATGAGACGTTAGCACCAGAAGGACAAATAGGTATGTATGCCTTAATGCCTGTCCCAGAATTAAAAACAGGAAATATTGATTGGCATGACCCAGCGATAATTGAACGTGCGAAAGAAGTCGTTTATAACAAGATTCAAACGATTGAAGCATTGAAAGATGTGCGAGAAGATGTGGTTTCAGAAACAGTTTTCACGCCGTTAGATTTTGAAAGTCGCTATAATGCTAAATTTGGTACGGCATTTGGTTTAATGCCGACATTGGCACAAAGTAATTATTATCGTCCACCTAATGTATCGAGAGACTATAAAGATTTATATTTTGCAGGCGCGAGTACACATCCAGGTGCTGGCGTGCCGATTGTACTTACAAGCGCGAAGATTACAGCAGAAGCGATGTTAGATGACATCACACGTGGTCGTTAA
- a CDS encoding aminotransferase class I/II-fold pyridoxal phosphate-dependent enzyme: MVISKRLAAIPESYFGKTMGRRVEHGPLPLINMAVGIPDGETPQGIVDHFAEAIRIPENQKYGAFHGKESFKEAIVNFYQRQYNVTLDKDEEVCILYGTKNGLVALPTCIVNPGENVLLPDPGYTDYLAGVMLADANPVPLNLDPPDYLPDWDKVDQETLDKTSLIYLTYPNNPTGSTATKEVFDEAIQKFKGTRTKIVHDFAYSAFGFDAKNPSILASEHGKDVAIEIFSLSKGYNMSGFRVGFAVGNKDMIQALKKYQTHTNAGMFGALQDAATYALNHYDDFLDQQNETFKRRRDTFEQRLREAKLPFVHSKGGIYSWLQTPPGYDSETFEHYLLQEQSILVAPGIPFGENGRHYVRISLALNDDQLSEAADRLASLAYLYQV; the protein is encoded by the coding sequence ATGGTAATATCTAAACGATTAGCAGCGATTCCAGAAAGTTACTTTGGTAAAACGATGGGGCGTAGAGTTGAACATGGCCCCCTTCCACTTATTAATATGGCCGTTGGTATTCCAGATGGAGAAACACCTCAAGGTATTGTCGATCATTTTGCAGAGGCTATACGTATTCCAGAGAACCAGAAATATGGGGCTTTCCATGGTAAAGAATCTTTCAAAGAAGCCATCGTTAATTTTTATCAACGACAATACAATGTCACGTTGGATAAAGATGAGGAAGTCTGTATTCTTTATGGTACGAAGAATGGGTTAGTCGCATTACCAACTTGTATCGTTAATCCTGGAGAGAATGTCTTATTGCCTGACCCGGGTTATACAGATTATTTAGCAGGTGTCATGTTGGCAGATGCTAACCCTGTTCCTTTGAATTTAGATCCTCCTGACTATTTGCCTGATTGGGATAAAGTAGACCAAGAGACGTTAGATAAAACTTCATTAATCTATTTAACGTATCCTAACAACCCTACAGGCTCTACGGCGACGAAAGAAGTATTTGATGAAGCAATTCAGAAATTCAAAGGCACACGCACTAAGATTGTTCATGACTTCGCCTACAGTGCTTTTGGATTTGATGCTAAGAATCCGAGTATTCTTGCTTCTGAACATGGCAAAGACGTAGCAATCGAAATCTTTTCATTATCGAAAGGATATAATATGTCAGGCTTTCGTGTAGGATTTGCAGTTGGCAATAAAGATATGATTCAAGCTCTTAAAAAATATCAAACGCATACTAACGCAGGGATGTTCGGTGCCTTACAAGACGCCGCAACCTATGCTTTAAATCATTACGATGATTTTTTAGATCAACAGAATGAAACATTTAAACGTCGTCGTGATACTTTTGAACAACGCTTAAGAGAAGCGAAATTACCATTTGTACACTCCAAAGGTGGAATTTATTCATGGCTTCAAACGCCTCCTGGGTATGACAGTGAAACGTTCGAACACTATTTACTACAAGAACAATCCATTTTAGTAGCCCCAGGCATTCCTTTTGGGGAAAATGGACGCCATTACGTTCGTATATCATTAGCACTTAACGATGATCAATTATCTGAAGCGGCTGATAGACTCGCCTCTTTAGCCTATTTATATCAAGTCTAA
- a CDS encoding D-lactate dehydrogenase, producing MTKIKIMSVRDEDIPYIEEWATKNKVEVELNKAFLTEENVDSVQGFDGLSLSQQHPLSEEVFAKLQQFGIKQIAQRSAGFDTYDLNLASKYNIIVSNVPSYSPSSIAEFAVTQAINIVRNQNDIQCKLRAHDFRWEPSILSRSISELTVAVIGTGRIGSITAKIFAKGYNSRVVAYDPFPSEHVAQYVDYKNTLEDALKEADIVTVHIPETKYNHHLFDASHFAQFKRGAVFVNAARGSIVDTKALLSAIDEGHIKGAALDTYEHERGLFPGDYRQKAYNDELLDELIAREDILLTPHIAFYTDAAVKNLIVDALDATMDVLNTGTTRLRVN from the coding sequence ATGACTAAGATCAAAATAATGAGTGTTCGCGATGAAGATATTCCGTATATCGAAGAGTGGGCAACAAAAAATAAAGTGGAAGTAGAATTAAATAAAGCTTTTTTAACTGAAGAGAATGTGGATAGTGTTCAAGGGTTTGATGGATTATCTCTATCTCAACAGCATCCTCTTTCAGAAGAAGTATTTGCGAAGTTACAACAATTTGGAATAAAACAAATTGCACAACGTAGCGCTGGCTTCGATACGTATGATTTAAATTTAGCTTCGAAATACAATATTATTGTGTCAAATGTTCCTTCATATTCTCCAAGTTCGATTGCTGAATTTGCGGTAACTCAAGCAATTAATATTGTCCGAAATCAAAATGATATTCAGTGCAAATTACGTGCGCATGATTTTAGATGGGAGCCTTCAATATTATCACGTTCAATTAGCGAATTAACTGTGGCTGTCATTGGTACGGGTCGCATTGGTTCAATTACTGCAAAGATATTTGCGAAAGGCTATAACAGTCGCGTAGTTGCGTACGATCCTTTTCCAAGTGAGCACGTAGCACAATATGTAGACTATAAAAACACGTTAGAAGATGCGTTGAAAGAGGCAGATATTGTGACCGTCCATATACCTGAGACAAAATATAATCATCATTTATTCGATGCATCTCACTTCGCCCAATTCAAACGAGGTGCCGTCTTTGTTAACGCCGCGAGAGGTTCGATTGTTGATACCAAAGCATTACTTAGTGCTATTGATGAAGGACATATCAAAGGCGCGGCACTAGATACTTACGAACATGAAAGAGGGTTATTCCCTGGAGATTACCGTCAAAAAGCCTATAATGACGAATTATTAGATGAACTCATTGCGCGTGAAGATATTCTTTTAACGCCACACATCGCGTTTTATACTGATGCAGCCGTGAAAAATTTAATCGTAGATGCATTAGACGCTACAATGGATGTACTTAATACAGGTACTACTCGACTAAGAGTGAATTAA
- the copZ gene encoding copper chaperone CopZ, which produces MINDVIKVDGMSCDHCRNAIESALAKINGVRSAEVDLDKNEVRVDYDDNKVSMKEMKDAIEDQGYDVK; this is translated from the coding sequence ATGATTAATGATGTAATTAAAGTAGATGGTATGAGTTGTGATCATTGCAGAAATGCAATTGAATCAGCATTAGCTAAAATCAACGGTGTGAGAAGCGCTGAAGTAGATTTAGATAAAAATGAAGTTAGAGTCGATTACGATGACAATAAAGTTTCAATGAAAGAAATGAAAGATGCCATCGAAGATCAAGGCTATGATGTAAAATAA
- a CDS encoding heavy metal translocating P-type ATPase: protein MSQDSKTTLAITGMTCAACSNRIEKRLNKMDHVDAQVNLTTEKANIEYDSSEYTINDFVDIVQKLGYDVSTDKAELDITGMTCAACSNRIEKVLNKTDGVKQANVNLTTEQAAIDYYPGQTDIDTLIGRIQKLGYDAEPKQTEEEQTSRKERELMHKRNKLIISAFLSLPLLMTMLVHLFNMHLPEILMNPWFQFILATPIQFIIGWQFYVGAYKNLRNGGANMDVLVALGTSAAYFYSIYEMIKWLMGTTTTPHLYFETSAVLITLILFGKYLEARAKSQTTNALSELLNLQAKEARIVSDDGTQQMVPLDQVNVNDTLLIKPGEKIPVDGQIIKGETAVDESMLTGESMPIDKQVDDTVIGSTINTNGVITIKATKVGKDTALSNIIKVVEDAQSSKAPIQRLADIISGYFVPIVIGIAVLTFLIWLVFVHPGQFEDALVAAISVLVIACPCALGLATPTSIMVGTGRAAEQGILFKGGEYVERTHQVDTVVFDKTGTLTHGKPEVTYFQGAKEILSFIASVESNSEHPLATAIVSYAREQGVATTEVVDYRTLPGHGVQAVIENKTLYVGNRKFMTDNGIDISDVLSKMEALETKGQTVMLAAYDGELKGMIAVADTVKSSAKEAIQQLNDMHIRTVMLTGDNERTARAIADEVGIDQVIANVLPEDKAQHIGKLQTNDHKVAMVGDGINDAPALVKADIGIAMGTGTEVAIEAADITILGGDIHLVPKAIRASDKTIRNIKQNLFWAFGYNVAGIPIAAMGLLAPWIAGAAMALSSVSVVSNALRLKRMKL, encoded by the coding sequence ATGAGCCAAGATAGTAAAACAACGTTAGCGATTACTGGCATGACCTGTGCGGCATGCTCTAATAGAATAGAGAAACGTCTCAATAAAATGGATCATGTAGATGCGCAAGTTAATTTAACGACTGAAAAAGCGAATATCGAATACGATTCAAGTGAGTATACAATAAATGATTTTGTCGATATCGTTCAAAAGTTAGGATACGATGTGTCCACTGATAAAGCAGAGCTAGATATTACTGGCATGACCTGTGCAGCATGTTCTAATCGTATTGAAAAGGTGTTAAATAAAACTGACGGTGTAAAACAGGCTAACGTAAATTTAACGACTGAACAGGCTGCGATTGATTATTATCCTGGGCAAACAGATATTGATACGCTTATTGGTCGCATTCAAAAGTTGGGTTATGATGCTGAACCGAAACAAACTGAAGAAGAACAAACGTCACGTAAAGAACGAGAGTTGATGCATAAACGTAACAAGCTTATTATTTCTGCGTTCCTTTCCTTACCTCTCTTAATGACGATGCTTGTTCATTTATTCAATATGCACTTGCCTGAGATTTTAATGAATCCTTGGTTTCAATTTATTTTAGCGACCCCTATCCAATTTATTATTGGCTGGCAATTTTATGTAGGCGCATATAAGAACTTGCGTAATGGTGGCGCCAATATGGATGTGTTAGTCGCTTTAGGTACAAGTGCTGCTTACTTTTACAGTATTTATGAAATGATTAAGTGGCTAATGGGTACTACTACCACACCTCATCTATATTTCGAAACGAGTGCCGTATTAATTACGCTTATTCTTTTCGGAAAATATTTAGAAGCAAGAGCTAAATCACAAACGACAAATGCGTTAAGTGAGTTGTTAAATTTACAGGCGAAAGAAGCGCGTATTGTTAGTGATGACGGCACACAACAGATGGTACCTTTAGATCAAGTTAACGTGAACGATACATTATTAATTAAACCTGGCGAAAAAATACCGGTAGATGGTCAAATTATCAAAGGTGAAACGGCTGTAGATGAATCAATGCTTACTGGTGAATCGATGCCGATTGATAAGCAAGTCGATGATACCGTGATTGGTTCAACAATTAATACCAATGGTGTTATTACGATTAAAGCCACTAAAGTGGGTAAAGACACTGCGCTATCTAACATTATTAAGGTTGTTGAAGATGCGCAAAGTTCTAAAGCTCCTATTCAGCGTTTAGCTGATATTATTTCTGGCTATTTTGTACCGATTGTTATTGGTATTGCAGTACTTACATTTTTAATTTGGCTAGTATTTGTTCATCCTGGACAATTTGAGGATGCCTTAGTCGCAGCCATCTCTGTGTTGGTAATTGCATGTCCATGTGCACTTGGTCTTGCTACACCTACGTCTATTATGGTTGGGACTGGTCGCGCTGCGGAACAAGGTATCTTATTTAAAGGTGGCGAATATGTAGAACGTACTCACCAGGTCGATACGGTGGTGTTTGATAAAACGGGTACGTTAACACATGGGAAACCTGAGGTAACCTATTTCCAAGGAGCAAAAGAAATATTGTCATTTATTGCATCTGTTGAAAGTAATTCAGAGCACCCGTTGGCTACTGCGATTGTAAGTTACGCGCGTGAACAAGGTGTGGCTACTACTGAGGTTGTTGATTACCGCACGTTGCCTGGTCATGGGGTGCAAGCGGTGATTGAGAATAAAACGTTATACGTGGGCAATCGTAAATTTATGACGGATAATGGTATTGATATTAGCGATGTGCTGTCTAAGATGGAAGCACTTGAGACGAAGGGCCAAACGGTTATGTTAGCGGCGTATGACGGCGAGTTGAAAGGCATGATTGCTGTTGCGGATACGGTGAAGTCTTCTGCAAAAGAAGCGATTCAACAGTTAAATGATATGCATATTCGCACGGTGATGCTGACTGGAGATAATGAACGTACGGCGCGAGCAATTGCAGATGAAGTTGGCATTGACCAAGTTATCGCGAATGTCTTACCGGAAGATAAAGCGCAACATATTGGCAAGTTACAAACGAATGATCATAAAGTTGCGATGGTTGGCGATGGCATTAATGATGCGCCTGCATTAGTGAAAGCGGATATTGGTATAGCGATGGGTACAGGAACAGAAGTGGCGATTGAAGCGGCTGACATCACTATACTAGGGGGCGATATCCATTTAGTACCTAAAGCGATTCGTGCGAGTGATAAGACGATTCGTAATATTAAGCAGAATCTATTCTGGGCGTTCGGTTATAATGTCGCAGGTATTCCAATTGCAGCCATGGGCTTATTAGCGCCATGGATTGCTGGTGCAGCGATGGCGTTAAGTTCTGTAAGTGTTGTAAGCAATGCCTTACGTTTAAAACGTATGAAGCTATAG
- a CDS encoding SDR family oxidoreductase — MNLLEFHKKIKGYTQSEQPGSEKDMDPRPVTELDEYKAAGKLKGKVALITGGDSGIGRSVAILFAKEGANVAIGYYNEHEDAEETVNRLKEIGVEAKAYAHDLKDAQQSKDLVENVVKDFGGLNILVNNGAVQFPQDDFLDITPEQFKETFDTNIFGMFFLSQAAVPHLHENDAIINTTSVTAYRGSGHLIDYSSTKGAIVSFTRSLATTLMEKNIRVNGVAPGPIYTPLIPSTFDEDKVENQGGDTPMGRRGQPAELAPAYVFLATNADSSYITGQIIHVNGGDYITS, encoded by the coding sequence ATGAATTTATTAGAATTTCATAAAAAAATAAAAGGCTATACTCAATCGGAACAACCTGGTAGTGAAAAGGATATGGATCCAAGACCAGTTACGGAATTAGATGAATATAAAGCAGCAGGCAAATTAAAAGGTAAAGTAGCGCTTATTACTGGTGGTGACTCAGGTATTGGTCGCTCAGTGGCCATCTTATTTGCGAAAGAAGGCGCAAACGTTGCTATTGGTTACTACAATGAACATGAAGACGCTGAAGAAACAGTTAATCGTCTTAAAGAAATCGGCGTAGAAGCGAAAGCTTATGCACATGATTTAAAAGATGCACAACAATCTAAAGATTTAGTGGAAAATGTAGTTAAAGACTTTGGTGGATTAAATATTTTAGTCAATAATGGTGCAGTTCAATTTCCACAAGATGATTTCTTAGATATTACGCCTGAACAATTTAAAGAAACATTTGATACAAATATCTTTGGTATGTTCTTCTTATCACAAGCGGCAGTACCACACCTGCATGAAAATGATGCCATTATTAACACAACAAGTGTAACGGCTTATCGTGGATCAGGTCATTTAATTGATTATTCTTCAACTAAAGGTGCAATTGTATCATTCACACGTTCATTAGCGACAACGTTAATGGAGAAAAATATTCGTGTAAACGGCGTTGCACCAGGTCCAATTTATACGCCACTTATTCCTTCAACATTTGATGAAGACAAAGTGGAAAACCAAGGTGGCGACACACCAATGGGTAGACGTGGCCAACCTGCTGAACTTGCGCCAGCATATGTATTCTTAGCTACTAATGCAGATAGCTCTTATATCACAGGTCAAATTATTCACGTGAATGGTGGAGACTATATTACGTCATAA